A genomic segment from Luteolibacter arcticus encodes:
- a CDS encoding alpha/beta fold hydrolase: MPVLERNNVSVTGQSGATAMLFAHGFGCDQNMWRFVAPAFEDDHRIVLFDHVGAGHSDHSAFRREKYATLDGYADDIVEIGRELGLQDAIFVGHSVSAVIGIIAALKAPGMFSRLILVAPSPCYINDEDGSYIGGFTRAEIEELLDALDKNHMGWSMNMAPVIMGNPERKELSDELSNSFCRTNPEIAKHFARTTFLTDARELVGRTGLPALILQCSSDVIAPLSVGSYLHQRMPGSTLVVMQATGHCPNLSAPEETIAAIRDFL; this comes from the coding sequence ATGCCCGTTCTGGAAAGAAACAACGTTTCGGTCACCGGCCAGTCCGGGGCCACCGCCATGCTTTTCGCGCACGGCTTCGGCTGCGATCAAAACATGTGGCGCTTCGTCGCCCCCGCCTTCGAGGACGACCACCGCATCGTCCTCTTCGACCACGTCGGGGCCGGCCACTCCGATCACTCCGCCTTCCGCCGCGAGAAATACGCGACCCTCGATGGCTATGCCGACGACATCGTCGAGATCGGCCGCGAGCTCGGCCTCCAGGATGCCATCTTCGTCGGCCACTCCGTCAGCGCCGTCATTGGCATCATCGCCGCGCTGAAGGCCCCCGGCATGTTCAGCCGCCTCATCCTCGTCGCCCCCTCGCCCTGCTACATCAATGACGAGGACGGCAGCTACATCGGCGGCTTCACCCGCGCCGAGATCGAGGAACTCCTCGACGCCCTCGACAAGAACCACATGGGCTGGTCCATGAACATGGCACCCGTCATCATGGGCAATCCCGAGCGCAAGGAACTGTCCGACGAGTTATCTAACAGCTTCTGCCGCACCAATCCCGAAATCGCCAAGCACTTCGCCCGCACCACCTTCCTCACCGACGCCCGCGAGCTCGTGGGCCGGACCGGCCTGCCCGCGCTCATCCTCCAGTGCTCCAGCGACGTCATCGCCCCGCTGTCCGTCGGCAGCTACCTTCACCAGCGCATGCCCGGCAGCACCCTCGTCGTCATGCAGGCCACCGGCCATTGCCCGAATCTCAGCGCACCGGAGGAAACCATCGCCGCCATCCGCGATTTCCTATGA
- a CDS encoding ferritin-like domain-containing protein, with the protein MKATQDHKSSSPSTDPLAGRRAFMRRLGMLGAGGASLAAAPMAFADPRPNAFNKKARTDAAVLNFALNLEYLEAEYYLLGTTGVGLEGAVIGTDGAGVRGDVIVKANPKVTFTTPAIEQYANEIATDEANHVRFLREVLGASKYDQVARPQIDLLNSFTALGSLIGVENFDPFANELNFLLGAFIFEDVGVTAYKGASPLLTNKTYLEAAAGILGVEAYHAGSIRTLIYGAGTTAQNLANAISDVRASLDARPVGSPRLDQGVRINDTANIVPADGNSIAFSRSTRQVLNIVYGAPNATSGLFFPAGLNGSIR; encoded by the coding sequence ATGAAAGCTACTCAAGACCACAAGTCGTCTTCTCCCTCCACTGATCCCCTCGCCGGACGCCGCGCCTTCATGCGAAGGCTGGGCATGCTCGGCGCAGGCGGAGCATCCCTCGCTGCCGCTCCCATGGCATTCGCGGACCCGAGGCCGAACGCATTCAACAAGAAGGCCCGCACCGATGCCGCGGTGCTGAACTTCGCCCTCAATCTCGAATACCTCGAAGCCGAATACTACCTCCTCGGCACCACCGGCGTGGGCCTGGAGGGCGCAGTCATCGGCACCGATGGGGCCGGCGTCAGGGGTGACGTCATCGTGAAGGCCAATCCCAAGGTCACCTTCACCACCCCCGCCATCGAGCAATACGCCAACGAGATCGCGACCGATGAAGCCAATCACGTCCGCTTCCTCCGCGAGGTTCTCGGCGCATCAAAGTATGACCAGGTCGCCCGCCCGCAGATCGACCTGCTCAATAGCTTCACCGCGCTCGGCTCGCTGATCGGCGTCGAAAACTTCGACCCCTTCGCGAACGAGCTGAACTTCTTGCTAGGTGCCTTCATCTTCGAGGATGTCGGCGTCACCGCCTACAAGGGCGCCAGCCCGCTCCTCACGAACAAGACCTACCTCGAGGCCGCCGCCGGCATCCTCGGCGTGGAAGCCTATCATGCAGGGTCGATCCGCACGCTCATCTACGGCGCAGGAACCACCGCCCAGAATCTCGCGAACGCCATCTCCGATGTCCGCGCCTCGCTCGATGCCCGGCCAGTGGGATCACCCCGACTCGATCAAGGCGTGCGCATCAACGACACCGCCAACATCGTCCCGGCCGATGGCAATTCGATCGCCTTCAGCCGCTCGACGCGCCAAGTGCTGAACATCGTCTACGGCGCACCCAATGCCACCTCGGGCCTCTTCTTCCCGGCCGGCCTCAATGGCTCCATCCGCTAA
- a CDS encoding sensor histidine kinase, producing the protein MTKRKGHHHQHPLLRDFADFFEHSLCGHAILDAAGCIVLCNGPLAQWLGHPADTMRGRSFAEFLSIGGKIFHETHLAPLLRMQGHYSEVSLEFVCHDGSRLPVLVNAMERRDPDSGELLFTRLTVFLARERQAYEANLRHERNAAEISLLTEREAAALREQFIAVLGHDLRNPLGAITMGTALLAGSELSPRDAKLVAAMDSSAQRMNELIGNLMDFARFRLGGGIALKRTPVALEKIFGEVIDELQVIYPDRQVDRDLDLGGSVDCDPARLSQILSNLLANALTHGAAQQPVQVTCRRENDSLVLTVRNHGHQIPPDVIDSIFQPFTREAERPSQNGLGLGLYIAAEVAKAHGGTLTAASTPQSTDFIFRMPLA; encoded by the coding sequence ATGACGAAGAGGAAAGGTCATCATCACCAGCACCCGCTGCTCCGCGACTTCGCGGACTTCTTCGAGCACAGCCTCTGCGGCCACGCCATCCTCGATGCCGCCGGCTGCATCGTCCTCTGCAATGGCCCGCTCGCCCAGTGGCTCGGCCACCCCGCGGACACCATGCGCGGCCGCAGCTTCGCCGAGTTCCTCTCCATCGGTGGCAAGATTTTCCATGAGACCCACCTCGCACCGCTGCTGCGGATGCAGGGCCACTACTCGGAGGTCTCGCTCGAGTTCGTCTGCCACGATGGCAGCCGGCTCCCCGTGCTCGTGAATGCCATGGAGCGCCGCGATCCGGATAGCGGTGAATTGCTCTTCACCCGCCTCACCGTCTTCCTCGCCAGGGAGCGCCAGGCCTACGAGGCAAACCTCCGCCACGAGCGGAATGCCGCCGAGATCAGCCTGCTCACCGAGCGCGAGGCCGCCGCCCTGCGCGAGCAATTCATCGCCGTGCTCGGCCACGACCTGCGGAATCCCCTCGGCGCCATCACCATGGGCACCGCCCTGCTCGCCGGCTCCGAGCTCAGCCCCCGCGATGCCAAGCTCGTCGCCGCCATGGACTCCAGCGCGCAGCGCATGAATGAGCTCATCGGAAACCTCATGGACTTCGCCCGCTTCCGTCTCGGCGGCGGCATCGCCCTCAAGCGCACGCCCGTCGCTCTGGAAAAGATCTTCGGCGAGGTCATCGATGAGCTCCAGGTCATCTATCCCGACCGCCAGGTCGATCGCGACCTCGACCTCGGCGGCTCCGTCGATTGCGACCCCGCGCGGCTCTCCCAGATCCTCTCCAATCTCCTCGCCAATGCCCTCACCCACGGCGCCGCCCAGCAGCCCGTGCAAGTCACCTGCCGGCGGGAAAACGACTCGCTTGTTCTAACAGTCCGCAACCACGGCCACCAGATCCCGCCGGACGTCATCGACTCCATCTTCCAGCCCTTCACCCGCGAAGCCGAGCGGCCCAGCCAGAATGGCCTCGGCCTCGGCCTCTACATCGCCGCCGAAGTCGCCAAAGCCCACGGCGGCACCCTCACCGCCGCCTCCACCCCCCAGTCCACCGACTTCATCTTCCGCATGCCCCTGGCCTGA
- a CDS encoding DUF3592 domain-containing protein gives MSLLRRLQIYLDCEARSHACLLLAFLAFCLILYFGDRIQAKRGDDAKAAATWPQVEAQVVSSQIHEVNVSTETSFSTRLHVSARFTYHLNGQPAHGHYAGQWERTDHHNWADLLKPGSRMKVRISPDDPAKVSLVDHNGVQ, from the coding sequence ATGTCACTTCTCCGGCGACTCCAGATCTACCTCGATTGCGAAGCACGGTCCCACGCCTGCCTCCTGCTCGCCTTCCTCGCGTTCTGCCTCATCCTATACTTCGGCGACCGGATCCAGGCCAAGCGGGGTGACGACGCAAAAGCCGCCGCCACCTGGCCCCAGGTCGAAGCCCAAGTCGTCTCGTCGCAGATCCATGAAGTCAATGTCTCCACCGAGACCTCCTTCTCCACCCGCCTGCACGTCAGTGCCAGATTCACCTATCATCTCAATGGCCAGCCCGCCCACGGCCACTACGCCGGCCAATGGGAACGCACCGACCACCACAACTGGGCCGACCTCCTCAAGCCCGGCAGCCGCATGAAAGTCCGCATCTCTCCCGACGATCCCGCCAAGGTCTCCCTCGTCGATCACAACGGCGTGCAGTGA